The window TTGCATGAACTGTGCTCTTGATTCTCCATCGTGCATTGTGCTATGAGAGATGCCCCCGTATCAGTAATCGAGCAGTCGGCATAAAGAAACATAACAAAAGGGCGTATCGTCGCCCCCTTGTTATGACTCTATGGCATTACGGCGTAAAGATATGACCGCAGCGCATACAGATAAAGCGCTTTTCCCACGCCGCGACTTTTTTGTGGTATGCCTCTATCTCACGCGCATATTCCTCTTTGCTTGCGCGATTGGCATCGTTCGTATTTCTGCGGTCGTTCCAGAGTTTCCAGATGATGAGGGCGGCGACCAGCCATGCGAGCAGATTGCCCATGCCGGCAAGCCCTGAAATGCGGTAGGCGACGAACTCCAAGATGAACGCCACAATCGGCATCAGGCAGCCGAAGGCAAGACATCCATGGGTCATTGTATTGTGTTCGCGCTGCGACAGCGTCGGCTCCTGCGGCGGTGCGATCTCACGTGCGAGATCCGTCACGGTGTAGGTCGGGCGCGTGACATTGCCGTATACGGCAGTTCGCCCCGTTTCCTCCGTCTTGGTCGATCCGTCCGAATAGGTGGTGGTCGTCGTTTCCACATCGTAGCCGACGATCTCCCGATGGGTTGCTGTCCCCGTCGCGTGTCCCCGCTTGTAGACGAGCGGCACAGATGCCGTGTTGTCACTGCCGCAGTGCGGGCAGGTCAGATGATTGCTTTCCATAGATGCCCCTTCCCTGTTTGTACAAAAAACGCTGTCCATGTATTATAGCATACAATGTAGATGTCCTGCTGCAATAACAAACGGGTCTGCTTGAAAGATTTCTCCAAGCAGACCCGCTCTTTCGCTTGTCTAACGTCCGCGCGCGCAGCCGCAGCCGCCACGTCCCGCATATCCGCGTTCGCCGCGAGCCGGGGCACGGTCGCCGTCCCCGCAGTAACCTGAACCATCGCCGTAGCAGTATGCCGTGTTCTGCTGCTGCGGCAGCTCGCACGCGCCGTCCTCGCAGGTGTACGCAAGCGTCTGCGCTCCCGCACTGAGGATCAGTCCTGCGAACAGTCCCGCAATGATCTTTTTCATGACCATTTCCTCCCAAAATACAATATCATGTTCACATTCATTCTATCATATTTGTCAATGCAAAGCAAATTATAATTGACATATGCCGAAAACTTTGATAAGATTATAACTGTCATATGACAGAAATGGAGGAGTTATGCCGCGACCAAAGAGATGCCGGCGCATCGGCGTTTATCCCGATTTTTGGAGTTTTGCGCCGGAGGATGCGGAGGAGGAGACGGCGGAGTCCGTTGTCCTCCAACTGGATGAGCTTGAGACGATCCGACAGATCGACTACGGGCGGCAGACGCAGGAGGAATGTGCCGCCGCGATGGGTGTGTCCCGCGCGACGGTGACGAGTATCTATGAGGCGGCACGCTACAAGCTCGCGGAGGCAATCATCTGCGGGAAGCGTATCCGCATTGCAGGCGGCGCGTATCGGATCGAGAACCCGATTGCGCCGGAGATTCAGGACAAAGGAGAGTATATGATGAGAATCGCAGTACCCTATGAAAATGAGACGATTGAGCAGCACTTCGGCAGGGCAAAACAGTTTAAGTTCTATGATGTCGAGAACGGCACGGTACAGTCCTCGGAGGTTGTGGACACGGTCGGCGAGGGGCATGGCGCACTCGCGAGCTTCCTCCACAGTGCGAAAGCGGATGTTGTGATCTGCGGCGGCATCGGCGCGGGCGCACAGACGGCTCTCGCGGAGGCGGGCATTGAACTCGTATCCGGCGTGAAGGGGAATGCGGATGAATGTGTCACACAGCATCTCGCAGGGACACTTGAGCGCAGCGCGGATGAGGGCAAGTGTACGCATCGCCATCAACATCAGCACGGCAAGGATCATGCGCACGGGCATGGCTGCGGTCATGAGGAGCATGGTCACGGCTGTGGACATGAGGGACATGAGGGACATGGCGGACACCATGCGCATGGTGGACACTGCGGACATCACGCACACTGATTCTGTAAGAAGAACACCGCTTCGGCGGTGTTTTTTGATGGGAAAAGATAAATATAAACTATCATAGATATAAAATAATGAATTATATATAGTTGTGATATAAAAATAAAAGTTCACATCAAGCTGAAGAAAATATGGACGTGTATTTATCGATTCGTTGATATAAATGAGAATATAGTTGAGAATGAATATGTATTTTTATAAAGTCGGTGTAAAAAGAATCAATTATGAATTTGCTTCATAATTATTATTTATGATTTTTAAGAAAACCTCTTGATTTTTATAGATGGTTGGTATATTATACAAATGAACTAACCGTATAGAATATTCATGTTGATATATAGGAGCCTATTGTTATGAAGAATGATATTGCTGTCATTTACTCCTCGCGTACGGGGAATACGAAAAAGGTCGCGGAGCATCTGGCGGAGGCGCTCGGTGCGTCCTGCCACAGCGTCAAGGATACGTCGGCAGTGCCCGATGGGGCGACGCTCTGCATCGGCACATGGATCGACCGTGGGACGGCGGATGCGGCGGCGAAGAAGTACATCGAGAGTCTGCGCGGACGGCGCGTTTTCCTCTACGGCACGCTCGGCGCGGAGCCTAACTCGGAGCACTGCGCGAAGTGCATCGCGAACATCCGCGCACTCTTTGATCCGTCCAATGAAATTTTGGGCGCGATCCTAGTGCAGGGGGCGATCGACCCGATGCTCATCGAGATGTTCAAGAGTATGCCGAAGGACAATGTGCACGCGTTCACCGCCGAGAACGCGGCACGCTACGAGGCGGCGGCAAGTCATCCCGATGCGGAGGATTTTGCAAAGGTGATTGCGGCGGCAAAGGAGGCACTTGCATGAATACGTTTGAAACGAAACTCGCGGCACTCTCGGAGGAAGCGCGCGGCTGGCTGCTCGGTACGAAGTCGGAGAACCCGCTCGGCTGTGCCTTTGCGAAAAAGCGTGTGGTGCATCCGGGTGCGGGCGGCAAGCGGATGATTATGGACAAGGCGGAGCAGGCGCAGATCTGGGCGGAGCTGATGGCGCAGACCCCCGATCCTGCTGACGAGCGTGCGGTCTACATCCACATCCCGTTCTGTGACAAGAAGTGCAGCTACTGCGGATTCTTTCAAAACTTCACGCGTGAGGAAGCGGCGCATCACTATGTCGATGTCCTCATCGACGAGATCGAGGCGGCGGCAGATACCCCTTATGTGACGGGGGCGCCGTTTCAAGCGGTATTCTTCGGCGGCGGTACACCGACGGCGCTCAGTGATGCAGATCTTTCACGGCTCGTACGTACGGTACGCGAGCGTCTGCCGCTCACGAGCGACTGCGAGATCACGCTTGAGGGGCGTATCCACGATCTCTCAGAGAGCAAGGTCGAGGCGGCGATGAATGCGGGCATCAACCGTTTCTCCCTCGGCGTGCAGTCCTTTGATACGCGCGTCCGTCAGGCAATCGGGCGCATTGACGACCGCGAAACAGTGATCGCAACGCTGCGCCGCATGGTCGAAAAGCAGGGGGCTGTCGTCATCGCAGACCTCATCTACGGTCTGCCCTATCAGTCGATGGAGATCTGGGAGAACGATGTGCGCACGCAGTTCGAGATCGGGATTGCGGGCGGCGACCTCTATCAGCTCAATGTGTTCCCCGCGAGCGAACTGGCGCGGCGTATCGACTCGGGCGATCTGCCCATGCTTCCGACGACGGAGGAGCAAGCAGAGTATTTCAAACGAGGTATTGAGATCGTCGCGGAGAATCCGATGGCTCGCCGCATTGATACGACGCATTGGACGACGGATCACCGCGAGCGCAGCCTATATAATACGCTCGCCAAGCGCGGCAACGACGTTCTCGCGTTCGGCTCGGGGGCGGGCGGTTTCATCGGTCAGATGATGTGGCGCAACCACGGTGCGCTTGCACCGTATGAGAAGATGGTGGAGGAGGGCGCCAAGCCGTTTCAGTTCATGGGCGAGCAGGCGGACGAGCACCGTATGCACAGCGAGATCGGCGACCAGATCGAGCATGGCTGCCTCTACGCACCGTTCTTCGAGAAGAAATACGGCGTTGATCTCCTCACGGAACTTGAGCCGCTCCTTGCCGCATGGGCGGAGAACGGGCTCATCACGCGCACGCGTACGGGTTTCCTTTTGACGCGTGCGGGCGAGTTCTGGCACGACAACCTCATCCAGGGCTTCCTCGAAGCGTACGCACTCACGCAGGAGGACGAGGTGAGGCTCCGCAAGGAGAACGTCGCGCTGCAGGACATGATTCCGAAATCCGTGCGCTCCATGCTTGAGGCGATGTTCCCCGACGGAATGCCGGAACAGATGGCGGCGGCACTGCGCGGCAAGCCGACACCGGAGATGGAGAACCATCCGCATATGCAAATGCTGCGGAATCTGATTGAGAAAGAGCGGGAGAAGGAACGCGCCTCGGCGGCGGAAAATGCTGCGCCCGACCTCAATACCGTGATGCGCACGCAGTCGCGTGAACTTGGAAAAGCTGTGTAATATAAATAGAAATACAGCCCGCTTGGATGTGCTGATGTCCAAGCGGGCTGTATTCGTGTGTGCTATCGCGGCGTAAAGTACCCAAACGCCGTGGGGATACTGTAGGTATCGGCAAGCTCTGCGCGGCGCACCCAGAGAAGGGCGGAGGGGGCAGCATCATTGTCCTCCGCTGCCATCAGCGGCGGCTCGTTCGTGTCGGCGACTGTGACCGCCCAACCCGTCAGATCCCATTCGATGTGCGAGAAGATATGACGTGCGGACGGGAGCGGCGCGATGTCGAGAATGTGAAATCCCTTTTCTTCGAGATGTTCGCGTACGGCACGTTTGTTTAGCTTTTTGTCGATGTTCGGATATTCCCAAAGACCTGCGAGGAGTCCCCGCGCAGGTCTTTTTCGTATGGCGATTTTTTCGCCGCAGGAGAGAAGGAGAACGGTTCGTTTCTCCTTGCGACGTGCTTTGAGTGCAGTTTTTACGGGATAGTTCTGCTCCGTGCCGCGATCATGTGCGAGACAGAGCTGCGCGACGGGGCAGGTGTGGCAGAGCGGCGCACCGTTCGGCAGACAGATGGTCGCACCGAGATCCATAAACGCCTCGTTGAGCAATCCCGCCTCGCGTCCGCTCGGATAGGAAGTGGCAAGCGCCGACTCAAGCGCACGCTTCGATGTGTCCTTTGCAATGTCGATCGCATTCGCCGTGATGCGTGCGGCGACGCGCAGGAAGTTGCCATCGACGGCGGGGCGCGGCTCTCCGTAGGCAAAGGAGGAAATCGCACTTGCGGTATAGCGTCCGATGCCGGGGAGGGCGAGCAGTGCGTCAAAGTCCTTTGGCAGCTGTCCTTCATGTTCGCGAACGATGACCTCTGCCGCACGTTTGAGGTTGCGGGCGCGGCTGTAGTATCCGAGCCCCTGCCAGAGTTTCATGAGCGCATCGTCATCCACGGCGGCAAGCGCGCGGACGCTCGGCAGCGCATCGAGGAAGCGCAGATAGTAGCCGCGTACAACGGCGGCACGCGTCTGTTGGAGCATGATCTCCGAGATCCAGACGTGATACGGCGTCGGTTCGTCGCGCCACGGCAGGTCGCGCGTGTCGGGGGCGGACGTGCGCCATGTGAGCAGAGCCGCGCACAGGGCAGGGAAAACAGAACTTCCCTCCCACGGTAAAATTTTCATGAAAAAGCTCTCCTTTTCTCCGAGATTTTACTAGCCTTACGTGAAACGGGAATGAAGGAACGGTCTTTTCTTTACAAAGTGCGCCCTTTGTACTATGATAAATTGATAGGAATCGCTGAATTTATCAGTGCTTCCTATCGTATGTGGATGGAGGCTCTGCTGTGATTTATAACATCTGCAAAATCGATCTTGCACTTTATAGCGTTGTTGCCTCCAATATCGTTACGGATGAGGTTATTATTACGAGTGAGCGAATTGAGCACATACGAAGTCGGCACAGAGGCGCCTTTGAGGAATACGGGGCTTACTTTGCAGAGATTTTACAATCACCGGATTATATTCTGGAGAACAGACGTAATACAGCAGAAGTTTTGAAAGAAATATTGCACAACGGAAAGAAGTGCAAGCTGATCTTGCGCTTGCAGACCGGTAGCGATCCGAAGGGGTTCAAAAATGCTGTTATCACTTTCCTGCACATACGTGACAGTGAGTGGCGGCGGCTTCTCCGCAGCAAGAAAGTTCTTTACAAAAGAGAATAAAATGTATAGAATAAAGATAGCATAACAGCGATTTGAGGTGGGAGATTTCGTCCAGCCCACACGCCGATGGCACGACAGGGAGAACCCGAGTAGATGCAGGAGAATTGGACGCCTGCCAAATTGCTGTTACAGGAAAGCCGTCCGACATGGACGGCTTTTGCTTTTAGTTTCTGTGTGTGATAGAATAACAGAAAATCTGCATAATGGAGTGATTATAATGTTGGATATGAAATTTGTGCGCGAGAATCTGTCGGCGGTGCAGGAGATGCTGAAGAACCGCTGCAACGCGCTCGATCTCACGCCGTTTGCGGCACTGGATGAGCGTCGGCGTGTGATTTTGCAGGATGTGGAGGAGAAGAAGGCACGCCGCAACGCCGTATCGAAGGAGATCGGTGTACGCAAGAAGGCGGGCGAGAACGCGGACGATGTGGTCGCTGAGATGCGTGCGCTCGGCGATGAGATCACGGCACTCGACGATGAACTGCGCGGCGTGGAGCAGAGTTTGCGCGAGCTGCTGCTCCAGATTCCGAATATGCCGAAGGCAGACGTGCCCGTCGGAAAGGACGATACAGAGAATCCCGAGGTGCGCCGTTGGGGTACGCCTCGTACATTTGATTTCGAACCGCAGGCGCATTGGGACATCGGGGAGAAACTCGGCGTGCTCGATGCGGAGCGTGCGGCGAAGGTCACAGGGGCACGCTTCACGTTCTACAAGGGGCTTGGCGCACGCCTCGAACGCGCGTGTATCAACTTCATGATGGATCTCCATGCACAGAAGCACGGCTACACGGAGATGCTTGCGCCCTACATCGTGAACGAGGCAAGCATGGTCGGGACGGGGCAGCTGCCGAAGTTCGCGGAGGATATGTTCAAGCTCGACGGGCTCGACTACTACCTCGTGCCGACGGCGGAAGTACCGACGACGAACTACCACCGCGACGAGATCCTGGATGCGGAGCAGCTGCCGGAGTACTATACCTCCTATACGGCGTGCTTCCGTGCGGAGGCGGGCAGCGCAGGGCGCGATACGCGCGGTCTGATCCGTCAGCACCAGTTCAACAAGGTGGAGCTGATTAAATTCGTTACACCCGAGACGAGTTGGAACGAGCTGGAAACGATGGTGGAGGCGGCGGAGGACGTGCTGAAGACGCTCGAACTGCCGTACCGCGTCGTGCAGCTCTGCACGGGCGACATGAGCTTTACCTCGGCGAAGACGTATGACATCGAGGTCTGGATGCCCGCACAGGACAAATACCGCGAGATCTCGTCCTGTTCGAACTGCACGGACTATCAGGCGCGCCGCGCGAACATCAAGTATCGTCCCGCGCGCGGAGCAAAGCCCGCCTTTCTCCACACGCTGAACGGTTCGGGCGTTGCAGTCGGGCGTACGGTGGCGGCGATCCTTGAGAACTGTCAGCAGGCGGACGGCTCTGTCGTTGTGCCGAAGGCACTCGTGCCGTACATGGGCGGCGTTACGGTCATTCGATGAAAAAGATTGTTGTCGGCATCACGGGGGCAAGCGGCAGTGTATACGCCGTTCGCCTCATTGATGTTCTGAGGGAGCAGGGCATCGAGGTGCACGCCGTTGTGACGGACAGCGGACAGCGCGTGCTGGACTACGAGTGCGGTGTGACGATGGAGGAACTTTCACGGCGCGTCGATGTGCTCTATCCGAATGCGGACGTGGGCGCGGCAATCGCAAGCGGCTCGTTCCGCATGGATGCGATGGTCGTCCTGCCATGCTCGATGAAGACGGCGGGGGCTATCGCCCACGGTGTGACGGATGATCTCCTCACGCGTGCGGCAGACGTGACGCTCAAGGAGGGGCGGCGGCTGCTCCTCGTGCCGCGCGAGACCCCCATGCACGAGATTCACCTTGAGAATCTGCTGCGGATCGCACGCGCGGGGGCGGTCGTGATGCCCGCCGCGCCCGGCTTTTACCACAGACCTGAGACACTGGACGATCTCGTCAATATGATGGTGGGCAAGATCCTCGACCGTCTCGGCATCGAGGCGGAGCTCTTTCCCCGTTGGAGGTGACAGAAATGACGTTTTTCAAAGTAAAAATGACGGCACTCGCGGCTGTGCTCGCGCTGAGCGCGGCGGGGACGGCGGCTGCTGCGCCCGCAGAGGCGGACGGGCATACGATGCAGATGCAGATGCACATGGGAAATTCCTCGGCGCAGGACAAGAAAGCCGAGATCCAGATGGACTATTTGGAGCATCGCGGCGAGCGTCGTTATATCGACCTTTACAATCTGCACGTTTTCCGCCAGTACAAGGAGATGCACGGGATGTCGCTCCACTGGGGGCTGACCGTTTCGCGTGCCGTCGGTTCGTGGGCGGAGAAGGACACGCCCGATGTGCGTCTCAACTCGTCCGCCGTTGGTGCGGGGCCTGCGTACATGGTGCGCTGGACGAAGCCGCTCGGCTCGAAATGGGAGGCGTCGTTTGACGCGACGGGGGCGGTTCTCGTCTACAACGACGTGCACCCCGCATACACGCGTAACTACGGATTTATGTGGCGCATCGGGCCGCGTATGACGTACAAGTTTAATGAGCACAACGCTCTGAGTGTTGCCTATCTGGGGCATCATGTGTCGAATGGACAGCGGACGAAGAATCCCGGCTACAACGGCATCGGACTCTCGATCGGCTATCGGTACGCGTACTAAAGGTGAAGTTACGGGCGAAGGGATTTTGTTCCTTACGTTGCTCCTAAGCGAACCCTAGTGGAGCAAGTGAGTAAAGCGTGCGACTCGCCCCCGGCGTACTTCTTTCGTTCAAGCGAAGCGCGTTTAAGAAGTGCGCCGGTATTTAGGCGAACGAGCACGCGATCACTTGCGTAACTAAGCGTTCGCGTGGAGCGCGTAAGGAACGTGACTCTGGAACATTCCTCGTAAAGACTAAAGGGGCTTATTTTTGGCAAAGAAATTTTATGCCGTGAAGCGCGGGCGCAAAACGGGCATCTTTACCGTCTGGGCGGAGTGCTCCGCGCAGGTGCAGGGCTTTCAGGGCGCGGTGTATAAGGGTTTTATGACCGAGGCGGAGGCGCGTGACTGGCTTGGCGGTGCGGGGAACTCGGCTGTGGTGAACACTGCAAAGTGTGGCACAGCAGCGAAAAAATCGTCCGCGCCGACCGTCGATGCTCCCGTTGACGCGGACTATATCATCCACACGGACGGCTCGTGTCTCCGCAATCCCGGCGGCGCAGGCGGCTGGGCTGCCGTTATTGAGACAGTCGCAACGGGCGAGGTCAGAGAGCACAGCGGCGGCGATCCTGAAACGACGAACAACCGCATGGAACTGACGGCGGCACTTGAGGCGATGAACGCTGTGCCGGAGGGGGCACGCGTCGCCCTCTATACGGACAGTCAGTATCTGAAGAACGCATTCACAAAGTTCTGGCTGCCCGCATGGAAGAAGCGCGGATGGAAGAAGGCGGACGGCGAACCCGTGCTCAATCAGGATCTCTGGATACAGCTCGACGCAGCATTTGCTGCACGGCGCGTGCAGTTCCACTGGGTCAAGGGGCACGCGGGCAACCCGCGCAACGAACGCTGTGACGAGCTCGCGCGGAGCGAGGCGGAGAGATTCAATAGGTGATTTTTGTTTGTCTCGTGCAATGTCCCATGCGAACGCCTCGTTGCGCAAGTGATCGTGTACTTGTACGCTCAAATACCGGCGGACTTCTTAAACGCGCTTCGCTTGGACGAAAGAAATCCGCCGGGGCGTACCGCACACTTTCCTCACTTGCTCCACTAGGGTTCGCTTAGGGACATCGCATCGATACGTCGCAACCTAAGCCTCCCTCTATGACGGAGGAGGGAGACCGCTTGTGGTGGTGGAGGCATACAAAATCTACGAAAGGAGGGAATTCATGCAGCGCATCTTCGAGGCGGTGGGACGCTTTGTCCTCACGCATCTTGCGAACATCGGGCGCATCACACTTCTCTACGCCGAGACGGCGCGGCAGGTCACGCGGCGTCTGCGCGTGCGGAGCATCATCTACCAGATGGCGCATCTCGGTGCGGATTCCCTCCTCATTGTCGGGCTGACCCTCCTTTTCACAGGCATTGTGTTGACCCTCCAAATCGCACACGAGTTCATCCGCTACGGAGCGCAGAGCACCATCGGCGCAGTCATCGCCATCGGCATCGGGCGCGAGCTCGGCCCCGTCCTCGTCGGTGTCGTCTGCGCGGGGCGCGTGGGCGCAGCGATTACGGCGGAGGTCTCCACGATGAAGGTCACGGAGCAGATCGACGCGCTGCGCGTTATGGCGGTCAGCCCCGTGAACTATCTCATCGTGCCGCGTATGCTCGCGTGCATGATCGTCGTTCCCGTCCTCACCGTATTTGGCGACGTGATCGGCGTTCTCGGCGGCTACCTCACGGCGGTGCACTACTCGGGCATATCGCCCTATACCTTCACACACTCCATCACGCAGTACGCAGCGATCTACGACATGACGGGCGGCCTCGTCAAGGCGATTTTCTTCGGCAATGTCATCGCCGTCCTTGGCTGTCACTACGGGCTGAACGCGCCGAGCGGCGCGGAGGGGGTCGGCAAGGCGACCATGCAGACCGTCGTTACATCCATCATCGTTATTTTTATTCTGAACGCCGTCTTGACATTCTTCTTGTTCTGAGGACACGCTATGATACGACTGAACAACGTCAGAAAGTGTTTCGGGGACAAGGAAGCACTCAAGGGGATCAGCCTCACCATCGAAAAAGGGGAGACCATCGCCATCATCGGCGGTTCGGGCTCGGGCAAGTCCACCCTCCTGCGCCTGATGATCGGACTGGATCGCCCCACCTCTGGCGAGATCTACCTCGGCGACGACAATATCACGGCGATGAGCGAGGACGCACTCGACCGCGTGCGCCTGCGCATGGGGATGGTATTCCAGTACTCTGCGCTCTTTGACTCTATGAGTGTCGGGGAGAACGTCGCGTTCGGGCTGCGCGAGCATACCAATAAGGGTGAGGATGAGATTCGCCGCATCGTGGCGGAAAAACTTGCGCTTGTCGGACTGCCCGATGCAGCGGCGATGATGCCGCAGGAACTCTCGGGCGGGATGAAAAAACGCGTGGGGCTTGCGCGTGCGATTGCCACCGATCCCGAGATCATCTTCTACGATGAACCAAGCTCGGGGCTCGACCCCATCATGACGGCAAAGATCGACGAACTGATTATTGATATGCAGCGGAAACTCGATGTGACCTCGATTGTCGTTACACATGACATGGTGAGTGCGAGCCGCATCGCCGACCGCATTGCCATGATTTACGAGGGGCAGCTTATCGCCGTCGATACGGCGGAGCGATTTCAGGATATTGAGGATGAGCGCGTACAGGCATTCTTCCGTACGCTGCACCATCGCAGGGAGGTTGGGGCATGAGCGCAGAGGCAAAGGTTGGAGCGTTTACACTCGGGGGCGTGGCACTCCTCATCGCCGTTGTCATGTTCTTCGGCGGGCTGCGCTTTGGCGGGAGTTCGGACTATATGCTCTACGCGGGATTTGGTCGCGCCGTCGGGCTGAACCCCGAGGCACAGGTTCTCCTCTCGGGCGTTCCCGTCGGACAGGTCGAGGAGATCGTGAGCGATGGACTGGGGGTCACGGTCTCCATGCGCATTCGGGACGGCGTGAAGATCCCACGCGGTTCGTCCATCACGATTGGGCAGCCCGGCATTATGGGGGATAAATTCATCATCATCACCCCGGCGGCAAGTTCGGACTTTTATACGGGCGGCGACTACCTTTACGGCGAGAACGAGATGGGCATGGATACCATGTTCACCGAGCTGAACAAGATGATTATTCAGGTCGAGGCGATGCTCACATCCATCAACAACATTGTCGGCGCTCCCGGCTTCCAGACCTCGATGGTGCAGCTTGTCGTCAATATGGAGCAGATGACGGCACACCTCGACGGCCTGACCGCGACGTTGGAGCAGATGGCGAACGAGAACCGCAGCGACCTGCACGCCATGCTCGCGAACATGAACAATATGACGGGCAGCCTCGTGCAGACCACGGCAAGCGTCGAGCGCATCATGACGAATCTTGAAACCGTCGGCGCAGACCCGCAGACAGCAGAAAATCTCAGAAAGACACTTGAAAACATCACTGCCTCCTCCGAGCGCATCCTGCGCATCGCCGAGGGCATCGAGGCAGTCGCGGGCGACCGAGAGACGCAGGAGGACGCACGCGCCCTCATTCACAACGCACGCATGATGACGGACAAGGCGGGCGGACTTATGGGGCGGCTGCAGAACGTCAAGGTCACGCCGAAGGTGGACGCGATGTACAGCGGCAAGGCGGACGACTGGCGCACGAACGTGAACCTCGATGTCGGCGAGAAACAGGGCATGTATGCGACATTCGGCGTGGACGACATTGGCGGCGGTGATAAATTTAATGCGCAGGTTGGTACACGCGGCACGTCCTTCGGCGCACGCGCAGGCGTCGTCGCGGGCGCGGCGGGGGTCGGCGTGGATGCCTACGCAGGTGAGAAATTCAAATTCTCTGCCGATGCCTACGATCCGAACGATGTCAGCGTACGTCTGCGTGCGCAGTACCAAGTGAAGGACGGCACATATCTCTTTGGCGAGTGGAACGATGTGAACGACAGCACTCGCCGTGCGTTCTATACGGGCGTGCGACAGGAGTTTTGAGACCCGATCAGTTTTGATTGACGAGCAGTAGAATATATGTATAATATAATTATGGATATACATTTTGCATGGGATGAAGAAAAGAACCGTTCCAATCAGAAGAAGCATGGCATTTCCTTTGAGGAAGCGGCGACCGTGTTCTATGATGATGATGCTCTTCTCAAATACGACGAAGCACACTCTCTGGATGAAGAGCGGTTCGTTATGCTTGGAATGAGCAAAGCGAATCGTATGTTGGTTGTTTGTCACTGCTGCCGTATGGGAGGTGTGCTGCGTATCATATCTGCACGAAAGGCAACCCGAAGAGAGGAAAGTCAGTATTGGGAGCGTCTTTAGGAGGGATACTATGAAAGAAGAATACGATTTTTCGGATGCGATAAAAAATCCATATTCCAAACGTCTCAAAAAACAAATCACAATCAACATCAATGATGAAACCGTTGCGTACTTCAAGGCGCAGTCCGCAGAGGTCGGCATTCCTTATCAGACACTTATTAACTTGTATCTGTCCGACTGTGCGGCGCACGGCAGAAAACTGAATCTGTCATGGCAGTAAAAACAGCCTCATGAAACATCATCTTGTTTCATGAGGCTTTCGTATCTCTATAGATATATAGGCAGCGGTATCGCTGCTTTTTTATTGATTAAACTGGGGTTTTCGTCCCTCAAGGAATGCCGTCACCGCCTCGCGGTGGTCGGCAGACGCGCCCGCTCGTGCGAGGTTTTCCGCCTCCAGACGGCTGTACGCCATATAGTCGCGGTAGAACACCTCATAGTAGAGCTGCTTTTGCATCGCGAGTGCGCCGAGCGGGCGGCGCAGGAGCTTCG of the Selenomonas dianae genome contains:
- a CDS encoding DUF134 domain-containing protein, whose amino-acid sequence is MPRPKRCRRIGVYPDFWSFAPEDAEEETAESVVLQLDELETIRQIDYGRQTQEECAAAMGVSRATVTSIYEAARYKLAEAIICGKRIRIAGGAYRIENPIAPEIQDKGEYMMRIAVPYENETIEQHFGRAKQFKFYDVENGTVQSSEVVDTVGEGHGALASFLHSAKADVVICGGIGAGAQTALAEAGIELVSGVKGNADECVTQHLAGTLERSADEGKCTHRHQHQHGKDHAHGHGCGHEEHGHGCGHEGHEGHGGHHAHGGHCGHHAH
- a CDS encoding flavodoxin family protein — encoded protein: MKNDIAVIYSSRTGNTKKVAEHLAEALGASCHSVKDTSAVPDGATLCIGTWIDRGTADAAAKKYIESLRGRRVFLYGTLGAEPNSEHCAKCIANIRALFDPSNEILGAILVQGAIDPMLIEMFKSMPKDNVHAFTAENAARYEAAASHPDAEDFAKVIAAAKEALA
- the hutW gene encoding heme anaerobic degradation radical SAM methyltransferase ChuW/HutW, which codes for MNTFETKLAALSEEARGWLLGTKSENPLGCAFAKKRVVHPGAGGKRMIMDKAEQAQIWAELMAQTPDPADERAVYIHIPFCDKKCSYCGFFQNFTREEAAHHYVDVLIDEIEAAADTPYVTGAPFQAVFFGGGTPTALSDADLSRLVRTVRERLPLTSDCEITLEGRIHDLSESKVEAAMNAGINRFSLGVQSFDTRVRQAIGRIDDRETVIATLRRMVEKQGAVVIADLIYGLPYQSMEIWENDVRTQFEIGIAGGDLYQLNVFPASELARRIDSGDLPMLPTTEEQAEYFKRGIEIVAENPMARRIDTTHWTTDHRERSLYNTLAKRGNDVLAFGSGAGGFIGQMMWRNHGALAPYEKMVEEGAKPFQFMGEQADEHRMHSEIGDQIEHGCLYAPFFEKKYGVDLLTELEPLLAAWAENGLITRTRTGFLLTRAGEFWHDNLIQGFLEAYALTQEDEVRLRKENVALQDMIPKSVRSMLEAMFPDGMPEQMAAALRGKPTPEMENHPHMQMLRNLIEKEREKERASAAENAAPDLNTVMRTQSRELGKAV
- a CDS encoding A/G-specific adenine glycosylase, with protein sequence MKILPWEGSSVFPALCAALLTWRTSAPDTRDLPWRDEPTPYHVWISEIMLQQTRAAVVRGYYLRFLDALPSVRALAAVDDDALMKLWQGLGYYSRARNLKRAAEVIVREHEGQLPKDFDALLALPGIGRYTASAISSFAYGEPRPAVDGNFLRVAARITANAIDIAKDTSKRALESALATSYPSGREAGLLNEAFMDLGATICLPNGAPLCHTCPVAQLCLAHDRGTEQNYPVKTALKARRKEKRTVLLLSCGEKIAIRKRPARGLLAGLWEYPNIDKKLNKRAVREHLEEKGFHILDIAPLPSARHIFSHIEWDLTGWAVTVADTNEPPLMAAEDNDAAPSALLWVRRAELADTYSIPTAFGYFTPR
- a CDS encoding PBECR2 nuclease fold domain-containing protein, with translation MIYNICKIDLALYSVVASNIVTDEVIITSERIEHIRSRHRGAFEEYGAYFAEILQSPDYILENRRNTAEVLKEILHNGKKCKLILRLQTGSDPKGFKNAVITFLHIRDSEWRRLLRSKKVLYKRE
- the serS gene encoding serine--tRNA ligase, with product MLDMKFVRENLSAVQEMLKNRCNALDLTPFAALDERRRVILQDVEEKKARRNAVSKEIGVRKKAGENADDVVAEMRALGDEITALDDELRGVEQSLRELLLQIPNMPKADVPVGKDDTENPEVRRWGTPRTFDFEPQAHWDIGEKLGVLDAERAAKVTGARFTFYKGLGARLERACINFMMDLHAQKHGYTEMLAPYIVNEASMVGTGQLPKFAEDMFKLDGLDYYLVPTAEVPTTNYHRDEILDAEQLPEYYTSYTACFRAEAGSAGRDTRGLIRQHQFNKVELIKFVTPETSWNELETMVEAAEDVLKTLELPYRVVQLCTGDMSFTSAKTYDIEVWMPAQDKYREISSCSNCTDYQARRANIKYRPARGAKPAFLHTLNGSGVAVGRTVAAILENCQQADGSVVVPKALVPYMGGVTVIR